The following proteins are co-located in the Psilocybe cubensis strain MGC-MH-2018 chromosome 5, whole genome shotgun sequence genome:
- a CDS encoding Ankyrin repeat domain-containing protein 55 codes for MDSTYGPLDNYGLHKYALIGDDEGVRRALSKGADINALDTAGRTALMCVVAGEHWQNIDAYDASFMSPKRLNALKIILSQPDISLFTLNAPHSSMNGVIPLCMAAWLNQPDAVQMLLEESVDSVSVDGMDAHGATALMYAARDGSLEVVRVLLSHGARPDFRDRNHRTSVQFALPYPQILWLCETVLRRHRWRESKSADRTRLCLGTERIIELACASMPSTEDLEPPPLSIFTQEAIARLTNTLVSCIRSCDVAFMHSLLFSPAVHASSPPALYPMSVPPLVNVQDANGWSLIHHCCAAEYPSIEILDTLYCAGADVSAFTAQEQQTPLHVLARFAHSTSAHDYSDSIHSLQQFTLHLVQDLRAPLLARDKDDETCIHLAAEHGHSIELLMLLIECDSTGAVRKMRNSRGLTPLEVAKKEFAHAFVSEKDNIPASALSNCNMRPSDSFASLSSLSDLKSPYHGIISDGSSIFSSSDTFDVGETTHQLLLNLRATSTTLAHPRDPAHIQSLEDRLDETSAQCNSIVIHFRSRIEEAARVVDDLKKSAARIGAVRDGVVLATRSKSIMRQIKPMTVTSRRRQRDSEDSQTTAVHGTGSSVVDDDAGSAPSSPSSLNRQLTDRVSTGVQTTLLDLFVVTNSPSPSDAAWTERFVRSPESGACRAHFEGIWDAECQLAQIRQQQIERASSVTPTPTSPGSVEASKSTLRLKHIIKKKKKLEDKIMEIEADSDHLRLLKKDTMTGPSRVKAWLKRMMVTTAAAQAVEPSQQALPKLQIVLDLEDQGSCFVGHEIKRPHSHAAPKSTTKSGDALDASIDNALRTSPIVLENAHRDLISIGECLAAAEQFIDSANHSISRTQRIVKRALKKREALIADLHAAATAEALHPQTSDLLSAAADTSADTLSPGLLGYTTALSLSARPSLASISTIYSTASSVASVAATLTENDDEDTRIIRRLLLRKIEAQTSGAWDEVDKVTGWLSIVKESVRSVKRRAYL; via the exons ATGGATTCTACATACGGTCCTTTAGACAACTATGGCCTTCACAAATATGCTCTTATTGGGGATGACGAGGGCGTTCGCCGCGCGCTGAGCAAAGGAGCCGATATCAACGCGCTCGACACCGCAGGACGAACAGCGCTCATGTGCGTTGTAGCAGGCGAACA CTGGCAGAATATCGACGCGTACGACGCGTCTTTTATGAGCCCAAAGCGTCTGAACGCGCTCAAGATCATCCTCAGTCAACCTGATATATCGCTTTTCACGCTCAACGCGCCACATTCGTCGATGAACGGTGTGATTCCGCTGTGTATGGCTGCGTGGCTAAATCAGCCCGATGCCGTACAGATGCTGCTCGAAGAAAGTGTAGACTCTGTTTCCGTCGATGGTATGGATGCCCATGGAGCCACGGCGTTGATGT ATGCGGCGCGTGACGGTAGCTTAGAGGTTGTAAGAGTACTG CTCTCACATGGCGCTCGTCCCGATTTTAGAGACCGAAACCATCGAACCTCCGTGCAATTCGCGCTGCCGTATCCGCAGATTCTATGGCTCTGTGAAACGGTCTTACGTCGCCATCGATGGCGGGAAAGCAAG TCCGCGGACAGAACGCGGTTGTGCTTAGGCACAGAGCGCATTATCGAACTCGCTTGTGCTTCAATGCCATCGACGGAAGACCTCGAGCCGCCCCCTCTATCCATCTTTACGCAAGAGGCTATCGCAAGGTTAACCAATACACTCGTGTCCTGCATCCGCTCGTGCGATGTGGCCTTTATGCATTCGCTGCTTTTCTCGCCCGCGGTTCATGCTTCGTCTCCGCCCGCCCTGTATCCGATGTCCGTTCCGCCTCTCGTGAACGTCCAAGACGCGAACGGATGGAGCCTCATCCATCATTGCTGTGCAGCCGAGTACCCGTCCATCGAGATCCTAGATACGCTGTACTGCGCCGGTGCGGATGTATCCGCGTTCACAGCGCAGGAACAACAGACACCGCTCCATGTCCTCGCCCGATTCGCTCATTCAACTTCGGCGCACGATTACTCGGATTCTATACACTCCTTGCAACAGTTTACGCTGCATCTTGTCCAGGACCTCCGCGCGCCTCTGCTGGCTCGTGATAAAGACGACGAGACGTGCATTCATCTTGCTGCCGAACACGGTCATTCCATTGAACTGCTTATGCTTTTGATTGAATGCGACTCCACTGGGGCTGTTCGTAAGATGCGAAATTCGCGTGG ACTGACCCCCCTTGAAGTCGCGAAAAAAGAATTCGCACATGCCTTTGTTTCCGAAAAGGACAACATCCCTGCATCCGCGCTATCAAACTGCAACATGCGTCCATCAGACTCTTTCGCGTCACTTTCATCCCTCTCAGACTTGAAATCGCCATATCACGGGATCATCAGCGACGGCTCATCCATATTCTCTTCCTCAGACACATTTGACGTCGGCGAGACAACACACCAGCTCCTTCTGAACCTCCGCGCGACATCCACAACGCTCGCGCACCCAAGAGACCCCGCGCACATCCAGAGCCTCGAAGACCGCCTCGACGAGACATCCGCGCAGTGCAACTCCATCGTCATCCACTTCCGCAGCCGCATCGAGGAGGCCGCGCGCGTCGTCGACGACCTCAAGAAGAGCGCAGCGCGAATCGGCGCGGTGAGAGACGGCGTGGTCCTCGCGACGCGCAGCAAGTCGATTATGCGCCAGATCAAGCCAATGACGGTCACGTCGCGCAGGCGGCAGCGCGACTCCGAGGATTCGCAGACGACGGCGGTGCACGGCACGGGTTCTTCCGTCGTTGACGACGATGCCGGCTCGGCACCCTCTTCGCCTTCCAGTCTGAACAGGCAGCTCACAGACCGCGTGTCGACGGGTGTGCAGACGACGCTCCTGGATCTGTTTGTGGTTACTAACAGCCCTTCACCGTCGGATGCTGCATGGACTGAGCGCTTTGTGCGGTCGCCCGAGTCTGGAGCGTGTAGGGCGCACTTTGAGGGTATTTGGGACGCGGAATGTCAGCTTGCGCAGATTCGCCAGCAACAGATCGAGCGGGCGTCATCGGTAACGCCTACGCCTACATCTCCAGGCAGCGTCGAAGCGTCGAAATCTACGCTCAGGCTGAAGCATAttatcaagaagaagaagaaactcGAGGACAAGATTATGGAGATCGAGGCGGACAGCGATCATCTTCGACTCCTCAAGAAAGATACTATGACGGGGCCATCGAGAGTCAAAGCGTggttgaagaggatgatggtGACAACGGCAGCAGCGCAAGCAGTGGAGCCATCTCAACAGGCACTCCCTAAGCTGCAGATTGTGCTGGACCTAGAGGACCAGGGTTCTTGCTTTGTAGGCCACGAAATCAAGCGCCCTCATTCTCATGCGGCGCCCAAGTCAACAACGAAATCGGGCGATGCGCTTGATGCTTCTATCGATAATGCGCTTCGTACGTCTCCGATTGTGTTGGAGAATGCTCATCGGGATTTAATCAGCATTGGCGAATGTTTGGCTGCT GCTGAACAGTTCATTGACTCTGCAAACCACTCAATCTCAAGGACACAACGGATCGTCAAGCGCGCTCTCAAG AAACGAGAAGCGCTAATTGCAGACCTTCACGCCGCGGCAACCGCCGAAGCCCTCCACCCGCAAACCTCCGACCTTCTCTCCGCCGCTGCCGATACATCGGCCGACACACTCTCCCCGGGCCTGCTAGGCTACACCACCGCCCTATCCCTCTCCGCACGCCCCAGCCTCGCGTCCATCTCCACCATCTACTCCACCGCGTCCTCGGTCGCGTCCGTCGCTGCTACGCTGACGGAaaacgacgacgaagacacGCGCATCATCCGCCGGTTGCTTTTGCGCAAGATCGAGGCGCAGACGTCTGGTGCGTGGGATGAGGTGGATAAAGTCACTGGATGGCTGTCTATCGTTAAGGAGTCTGTGCGTAGTGTCAAGCGCAGAGCGTACTTGTAA
- a CDS encoding putative secreted lipase (putative secreted lipase ARB_02369), whose protein sequence is MSTPTPLSKLLAALSCVCWALSTPAAAQTTAPPGTVDVALRTGVFRGVTQVNGPDKFLGIPFAQPPVGNLRFKAPVPITEPSTEIFDASAFGDACPQPANPPGLTLGAAIGEDCLRLNVFRPANISSDAKLPVMVWLHGGAYTINAASNPQYDPSDFIQRSIAIGKPIVFVSSNYRLNTFGFLASADMPPEDLNAGLLDQRIALEFVQDNIAAFGGDPEKVTIWGQSSGAGSVEAHFLFPANRTLFRAGIADSCTGPFKNSPPPSTFDKPGKPFARLLEATGCAAGTGAIACLQAVPFDTLLNISNAMVSATLNHQLWEPSTGPAGNIAFEPASKRINSGDFLHLPFIGGTNVNDGTMFSTTLFGLGLSGQAEDDAFKNFIFNLVIDNATLTNNVVDAFVSMYPANDPANGAPFATGDSLFDRAAAWYTDTMFVAPRRFFFQRAANLQPMFAYLFGEFIQGNNPELGVAHQTELQMIFGADPPVSALESEFSTTFRDFYINFVNDLNPGPAWPRFSPESPKVLQLIRDNITLIPDTFNQHQVDFSNSPLVLAELQR, encoded by the exons ATGAGTACGCCAACTCCGCTCTCCAAGCTTCTCGCTGCTCTGTCTTGTGTATGCTGGGCTCTATCGACCCCTGCGGCCGCACAGACCACCGCACCACCTGGAACCGTCGATGTCGCCTTGAGAACAGGCGTGTTCCGCGGCGTGACGCAGGTCAATGGGCCAGACAAGTTCCTCGGGATCCCGTTCGCCCAGCCACCTGTAGGCAATCTGCGCTTCAAGGCGCCAGTGCCCATTACGGAGCCTTCTACGGAGATCTTCGATGCGTCTGCGTTTGGAGATGCGTGTCCGCAGCCGGCTAATCCTCCTGGGTTGACCCTCGGTGCGGCCATCGGCGAGGACTGTCTTCGTCTCAAT GTCTTTAGGCCTGCGAATATTTCAAGCGATGCGAAGCTTCCTGTTATGGTTTGGCTACAT GGAGGAGCATACACAATCAA CGCGGCATCTAACCCACAGTATGACCCTTCTG ATTTCATACAAAGAAGTATTGCCATTGGAAAGCCAATTGTATTTGTGTCGAG TAACTATCGTCTTAACACCTTTGGATTC TTAGCTAGCGCAGACATGCCACCAGAAGACCTAAATGCTGGCCTTTTGGATCAGCGCATTGCACTTGAGTTCGTACAGGATAACATTGCGGCCTTCGGAGGAGATCCTGAAAAG GTCACTATTTGGGGACAG TCCTCAGGTGCTGGAAGCGTCGAGGCGCATTTCCTATTCCCCGCCAACCGAACATTGTTCCGAGCTGGTATTGCAGACTCGTGCACAGGCCCATT CAAAAATTCTCCGCCTCCTAGCACATTCGACAAACCTGGGAAACCATTTGCTCGACTCCTTGAGGCTACTGGATGCGCAGCGGGGACTGGAGCAATAGCTTGTTTGCAAGCTGTCCCTTTCGAT ACCCTTCTGAATATCAGTAATGCCATGGTTTCTGCCACTCTAAACCATCAGTTATGGGAGCCTAGTACCGGACCTGCCGGAAATATTGCCTTTGAGCCAGCATCCAAGAGGATCAATTCAGGGGATTTCTTGCATCTTCCTTTCATCGGCGGCACTAAT GTCAATGATGGAACAATGTTCAGTACCACGCTTTTTGGACTTGGATTATCCGGTCAAGCGGAAGATGATGCCTTCAAGAATTTTATTTTCAATCTAGTCATCGACAACGCTACCCTCACCAACAACGTCGTAGACGCGTTTGTTTCAATGTACCCAGCCAACGATCCAGCCAACGGGGCGCCATTCGCCACGGGTGACTCCCTGTTCGATAGAGCAGCTGCTTGGTATACCGATACGATGTTTGTTGCCCCGAGAAGGTTCTTCTTCCAGCGTGCTGCTAATTTACAGCCCATGTTTGCGTACCTGTTCGGCGAATTTATTCAAGGAAATAACCCCGAGCTTGGTG TTGCTCACCAGACAGAGCTTCAAATGATATTTGGTGCCGATCCGCCCGTCTCTGCCCTTGAGAGTGAATTCTCTACCACGTTCAGAGATTTCTATATTAACTTCGTCAATGACCTCAACCCTGGTC CTGCATGGCCCCGTTTCTCGCCAGAATCTCCCAAAGTCTTGCAGCTTATTCGAGATAATATTACTTTGATCCCCGATA CTTTTAACCAGCATCAGGTCGACTTCAGCAATTCTCCATTAGTGTTGGCTGAGCTGCAGAGATGA
- a CDS encoding Vacuolar morphogenesis protein 6, with translation MPPFTVPEVVLSGLKEKFDSIAVQADRIYLGSSTGNLHVFGLNEATNAIEPVEVKKGLVRRSIEQLGFLKDVNSLIVLSEMTVTLFPLPTFSPPTPLAKAKAAFSFAVFSTVETVHIPMSPKISDDPDFKRTQPIPTIITQLLVGCRRKAVLYTWKDGEAQDVKEAPLPHSARTIIFLDKDTACFAYSPTEFAMFSIPNMTAVDITTPLPIASSGTAMNALTGLTGYMTLGLGAKAKPALASTRPSEVVIAKDGQGIFIGTDAKSCRNTTIEWPVPPEEISFVKPYLFSVFPAGTLPTQSPKSEVPSTATLPPAAFNTTSVVQIRSSLSLQVSQTLPFPFNVSDATAAQNATIRMLTPSASGFLYAMTTPTDKTAAANEGSSLWRFNMRPWTEQIDELVLDGKYSDALALLDTLDESSISDKEQRRIQIRALDAVSQFRAAKYDAAIDAFIELDFNPAKVVALYPESVAGRLSVPQEGWIPLYGGPSASTRTDTTADAERAPSEGSHDDNASVNIGHEKTATEIFDSIVPAGGSVGGRLRRTGLGMFLPGAHKDDDTASISSKKKSTADDLPRAIETLMRYLSDRRPKLRAALEAVGITPESQSHIASPLSEASVADLFALPNAPLSALTPDQLLRFAQIVDTAMYKSFLINRPILLGSLCRIANWCEVSEVEEDLRARKKYAELRDLYNGKRMHSKALDLLKELSVNVDDMEDKLGPSIQYLQKLGPEYIDQVFTYARWIFDLDSEMAFQIFTSEDVDLPRKDVANYLEKIDPKLCLKYLEYIIEERQEESPVFHDRLAELYLSTTIAAKKRGDEKTRKEVYDKLLQFINSNDTFSIDRLYGYVSSTDLHEARAILLGRLGRHDQALETYVYRLQDYLKAEEYCKRVYQPGSSTAGVFLTLLRIYLRPTVQTTSDLLQPALELISRHSPRLDAVETLQLLPPLVTMDEIREFLIESLRAPVFDTQVIRQISKARDDQLARKLIGLKARRVKVTDSRICPQCHKRLGNSVIAVHAPRGEVTHYQCREQFSRRLQESRV, from the exons ATGCCACCCTTTACCGTTCCCGAGGTCGTGCTTTCTGGCTTAAAGGAGAAGTTTGACTCTATCGCTGTGCAAG CGGATCGGATATACCTTGGTAGCTCTACAGGAAATCTCCATGTATTTGGCCTTA ACGAAGCAACCAATGCGATCGAGCCGGTGGAGGTGAAGAAAGGATTGGTGAGGAGGTCGATTGAACAGCTGGGATTCCTCAAAGATGTCAACTCTCTGATAGTCCTATCTG AAATGACCGTCACTTTGTTCCCATTACCTACATTTTCGCCACCGACACCTCTTGCGAAGGCAAAAGCTGCCTTTTCGTTTGCGGTATTTTCTACTGTCGAGACTGTCCATATACCAATGAGTCCCAAGATTTCGGACGATCCAGATTTCAAACGAACGCAGCCTATTCCGACTATCATCACACAATTGCTCGTTGGGTGCAGACGGAAGGCCGTTCTTTATACCTGGAAGGATGGAGAGGCACAGGATGTCAAG GAAGCCCCTTTGCCCCACTCTGCCCGCACTATCATCTTTCTCGATAAAGACACAGCATGCTTCGCGTATTCACCCACAGAATTTGCCATGTTCTCGATACCCAATATGACAGCCGTTGATATCACCACACCGTTACCAATAGCATCTTCCGGTACTGCGATGAATGCCCTTACCGGCCTTACAGGGTACATGACTCTTGGACTTGGTGCGAAAGCTAAACCAGCACTCGCTTCTACCCGACCTTCGGAAGTGGTCATTGCGAAGGATG GCCAGGGTATCTTCATTGGAACGGACGCCAAATCTTGCAGAAATACAACGATAGAGTGGCCTGTTCCTCCAGAGGAAATAT CGTTCGTGAAGCCATACCTATTCTCTGTGTTTCCAGCAGGTACATTACCGACGCAATCCCCGAAATCCGAGGTGCCTTCCACAGCAACGCTACCTCCCGCAGCGTTCAACACCACATCCGTGGTTCAAATCCGATCTTCACTTTCGCTACAAGTCTCTCAGACTCTACCTTTTCCATTCAATGTCTCAGATGCTACTGCGGCCCAGAATGCTACTATCAGGATGCTTACACCGTCAGCTTCTGGGTTTTTGTATGCTATGACGACACCGACTGATAAAACAGCCGCTGCGAATGAAGGCAGTTCACTATGGCGATTTAATATGAGACCATGGACGGAGCAGATAGATGAATTGGTGCTTGATGGCAAGTACTCAGATGCTCTTGCGCTGTTAGATACCCTAGACGAATCTTCGATCTCTGACAAG GAACAACGCCGGATACAAATTCGCGCTCTCGACGCCGTTTCCCAGTTCCGCGCAGCGAAATATGATGCGGCCATTGACGCATTTATCGAGCTCGATTTCAACCCGGCCAAAGTTGTTGCTCTCTATCCAGAATCTGTTGCCGGTCGTTTGTCAGTGCCTCAAGAAGGCTGGATACCCCTGTATGGCGGACCTTCTGCCTCTACTCGTACTGATACCACTGCCGACGCAGAACGCGCACCTTCAGAAGGATCTCATGATGATAATGCTTCGGTGAATATAGGGCACGAAAAGACTGCTACTGAAATATTCGATAGCATTGTTCCGGCTGGAGGATCAGTTGGTGGAAGGCTGCGGAGGACTGGGCTGGGTATGTTTTTGCCAGGGGCTCACAAGGATGATGATACAGCATCCATATCGTCTAAGAAGAAATCCACGGCAG ACGACCTACCACGGGCAATCGAAACTCTAATGCGCTACCTGAGCGACCGGCGGCCTAAACTCAGAGCAGCTTTGGAAGCCGTGGGTATCACGCCCGAGAGCCAGTCGCACATCGCCTCTCCACTTTCGGAGGCCTCAGTCGCCGATCTCTTCGCGCTGCCTAACGCGCCCCTGTCGGCACTGACGCCTGATCAGCTGTTGCGGTTCGCGCAGATCGTGGACACGGCAATGTACAAATCGTTCTTGATCAACCGTCCGATTTTGCTGGGGTCGTTGTGTCGTATTGCGAATTGGTGTGAAGTTtcagaggttgaagaggatTTAAGAGCGCGGAag AAATATGCCGAACTCCGAGATCTCTACAATGGCAAGCGGATGCACTCAAAGGCGTTAGACCTTCTGAAAGA GCTGAGCGTGAATGTAGACGATATGGAAGATAAACTAGGCCCTTCAATACAGTACCTTCAGAAGCTAGGACCTGAATACATCGATCAAGTGTTCACATATGCGCGTTGGATATTCGATCTTGATAGTGAGATGGCTTTCCAG ATCTTCACCTCAGAAGATGTCGATTTGCCCCGAAAGGATGTCGCGAACTATCTAGAAAAGATAGATCCAAAGTTGTGTCTCAAGTATCTTGAATATATCATTGAGGAACGTCAGGAAGAGTCGCCAGTTTTCCATGATCGATTGGCCGAGCTGTACTTGTCCACGACAATTGCGGCCAAGAAGCGCGGCGATGAAA AAACCCGCAAAGAGGTGTACGACAAACTTCTCCAGTTTATTAACAGCAATGACACCTTTTCCATTGATCGCTTGTACGGATATGTTTCGTCAACGG ACCTTCATGAAGCAAGAGCCATTCTTCTGGGCAGATTAGGGCGGCATGACCAAGCACTTGAAACATATGTGTACAGATTACAAGATTACCTGAAAGCAGAAGA ATACTGCAAACGGGTGTATCAACCCGGGTCATCAACCGCAGGCGTCTTCTTGACCTTGCTGCGGATATACCTCCGTCCAACAGTGCAGACCACGAGCGACTTGCTGCAACCCGCCCTGGAGCTCATCAGCCGGCACAGCCCTCGCCTGGACGCCGTCGAGACGCTGCAGCTTCTCCCTCCGCTGGTGACTATGGATGAGATCAGAGAGTTCTTGATCGAGTCGCTTCGGGCGCCTGTGTTCGACACGCAGGTCATCCGCCAGATCAGCAAGGCGAGGGACGATCAACTTGCGAGGAAGTTGATTGGGCTCAAGGCTAGGAGGGTCAAGGTCACCGATAGTCGGAT ATGCCCGCAATGCCACAAACGACTTGGCAACAGTGTGATTGCTGTGCATGCTCCTCG tGGTGAAGTGACACATTATCAATGTCGCGAGCAGTTTTCGCGACGGCTGCAGGAATCTCGGGTGTAA
- a CDS encoding mRNA export factor mex67: MSVSAPPAGSKSIASSALRSAGLIDRDATMRDADNPGGRKGKLRSGRTMRMDITKDRPSSTRMHPVRLSASAGPSDPLTIRGASRPSVSSRMRRNAISGASSSSISQIPLRMKTKVVDAWREFVQKRWNPEMKYLNLDSMNEDEVVKKYNLTPPGSGGSSRDAAVIFKLASQLKPEVETLSLANNNLTGTLLMQLSRYLPKLVNLSLQNNKIRDKKELTMIVSRKEKMLQMRELVLTGNPLRELAYKAGQGAAYRSDIARRFTALAVLDQEPIAQISFDGPQPSTSAMPVEKPNATTFPFDMSPSFVTGVDGALVSKFLVNFFNAFDSQRESLINAYDPAATFSFSANTSIPARARLVGFHSSKDMPNQRKLEWKTWLDSGSRNLNRIGSDPQKTLQNLHVGADQIVQAMRNMPPTAHDILGPSEKFCIDAFPVMHGQSMGLLLTVHGQFTEPGPGGVRSFDRTFMLVPAADGSRAKLNGWDIVILSDQWIIRSYSSHEAWKAGPLLVQAVVTKSQTGASASGFSLMSFPPDQQAVLAQLPEAQRNLVVEISSQTRLNAKFAIDCLQLNGWDLAKAVANFNQVKASLAADAFL; the protein is encoded by the exons ATGTCTGTATCCGCCCCGCCAGCCGGCAGCAAGTCGATTGCAAGCAGTGCTCTTCGTAGCGCGGGACTCATTGACCGAGATGCGACCATGAGGGATGCCGACAACCCTGGGGGAAGAAAGGGCAAACTGCGCTCTGggaggacgatgaggatggatATTACGAAGGACAGGCCTTCGAGCACTCGCATG CACCCTGTACGGCTCTCCGCAAGTGCCGGGCCTTCAGATCCACTCACTATCCGCGGCGCCTCTCGGCCTTCAGTGTCAAGCCGGATGCGAAGAAACGCAATTTCTGGggcatcctcatcttcaatATCGCAGATACCCCTCCGAATGAAAACCAAGGTCGTAGACGCATGGAGAGAGTTTGTCCAGAAGCGTTGGAATCCAGAGATGAAATACCTAAATTTGGAT TCAATGAATGAAGACGAGGTAGTTAAGAAGTACAACCTCACCCCACCAGGATCAGGAGGAAGTTCCCGCGACGCCGCTGTTATCTTCAAACTGGCCAGCCAGCTTAAACCCGAG GTCGAAACATTGTCTCTTGCGAATAATAACTTGACCGGGACTCTTCTCATGCAACTGAGCAGGTATCTCCCGAAATTGGTCAACCTGTCGCTGCAGAACAACAAGATCCGCGACAAGAAAGAACTCACGATGATTGTGTcaaggaaggagaagatgcTTCAGATGCGAGAGCTGGTCTTAACTGGGAATCCTTTAAGAGAGCTGGCATACAAAGCTGGTCAAGGGGCGGCCTATCGAAG TGACATTGCTCGTCGATTCACGGCATTGGCGGTTCTGGATCAAGAACCGATCGCGCAAATATCTTTCGACGGGCCTCAACCGTCAACGTCGGCAATGCCTGTCGAAAAACCAAACGCCACCACATTCCCATTCGATATGAGCCCTTCATTCGTTACTGGTGTCGATGGAGCTCTCGTTAGCAAATTTCTTGTCAA CTTCTTCAATGCATTCGATAGTCAACGCGAATCATTAATCAATGCGTATGACCCTGCAGCAACCTTTTCATTCTCGGCGAACACCTCTATTCCGGCGAGGGCTCGACTAGTGGGATTCCACTCGTCTAAGGACATGCCTAATCAGCGCAAGCTGGAGTGGAAGACGTGGCTCGATAGTGGTTCTCGAAATTTGAATCGCATAGGCAGTGATCCTCAGAAGACGCTGCAGAATCTGCACGTCGGTGCAGACCAAATCGTGCAAGCGATGAGGAACATGCCCCCGACCGCGCACGATATCCTGGGCCCATCAGAAAAGTTCTGCATCGATGCATTCCCTGTAATGCACGGGCAGAGTATGGGCCTATTGTTGACTGTTCATGGACAGTTTACGGAAC CCGGACCTGGGGGTGTACGGTCATTTGATAGGACTTTTATGCTGGTTCCAGCTGCAGATGGTTCACG TGCCAAACTCAACGGCTGGGATATTGTCATCTTGTCTGATCAATGGATTATCCGTAGCTACTCCAGTCATGAAGCATGGAAAGCTGGTCCATTGCTGGTCCAGGCCGTTGTGACCAAGTCGCAAACTGGCGCTTCAGCTTCCGGATTCTCGTTGATGTCGTTCCCTCCAGACCAGCAAGCAGTTCTTGCCCAACTC CCTGAGGCACAGCGGAATTTAGTTGTGGAGATCTCTTCGCAGACCAGGCTGAATGCCAAGTTCGCCATCGACTGTCTGCAATTGAATGGGTGGGATCTTGCGAAAGCAGTAGCCAACTTTAACCAAGTAAAg GCCTCGCTCGCAGCGGATGCATTCCTCTAG